One region of Colius striatus isolate bColStr4 chromosome 26, bColStr4.1.hap1, whole genome shotgun sequence genomic DNA includes:
- the KANSL2 gene encoding KAT8 regulatory NSL complex subunit 2: MNRIRIHVLPSSRGRLTPLPRPQEPLPCAFSPRPCSQPRLEGQEFCIKHILEDRAAPFKQCSYVSAKNGRRCPNAAPKPEKKDGTSFCAEHARRNMLALQAQMKKSNPGPVSEALLCQLSSYAKTELGSQPAESSRSEASRILDEDSWSDGEQEPVSVEQTWRGDPDSEADSIDSDQEDPLKHAGVYTAEEVALIMREKLIRLQSLYIDQFKRLQHLLKEKKRRYLHSRKGEHEAIGNSLLTGPEGLMAKERENLKRLKCLRRYRQRYGVEALLHRQLRERRALATDGTAQQAHTTRSSQRCLAFVDDVRCSNPSLPMTRHCLTHICQDTNQTLFKPCQGSEEVPCNRPVAASLSEEPCCPLHLRLPPQMYVPEQVLAVPQELEAAPTDLYLSAAELQPTESLPLEFSDDLDVVGDGLQCPPSPLLFDPSVALDPALRDVAEAPIDILALEEPPPPGLPPAAPADRGSSSVHISLLAEPPAELPAQSHQSHQPPAAGPGDAVASSQSRAAAANGSLEPPALS, encoded by the exons ATGAACAGGATCCGCATCCACGTGCTGCCGTCCAGCCGGGGCCGCCTGACGCCGCTGCCGCGGCCACAGGAGCCGCTGCCCTGCGCCTTCAGCCCCCGGCCGTGCTCCCAGCCCCGGCTGGAGGGGCAGGAGTTCTGCATCAAGCACATCCTCGAGGACAGGGCTGCTCCCTTCAAGCAGTGCAGCTACGTGTCGGCCAAGAACGGGAGGCGCTGCCCCAACGCCGCACCCAAGCCCGAGAAGAAGGATGG CACGTCGTTCTGCGCCGAGCACGCCCGCAGGAACATGCTGGCACTCCAGGCTCAGATGAAGAAGTCCAACCCTGGGCCTGTGAGCGAGGCTCTGCTGTGCCAGCTGAGCTCTTATGCCAAAACAGAGCTGGGCTCGcagcctgcagagagcagccGCAGCGAGGCCAGTCGCATCCTGG ATGAGGACAGCTGGAGCGACGGCGAGCAGGAGCCTGTCAGCGTGGAGCAGACGTGGCGAGGGGACCCCGACAGCGAGGCCGACAGCATCGACAGCGACCAGGAGGATCCCCTGAA GCACGCTGGCGTGTACACAGCCGAGGAGGTGGCTCTGATCATGAGGGAGAAGCTGATTCGCCTCCAGTCTCTCTACATCGACCAGTTCAAGcgcctccagcacctcctgaaGGAGAAGAAGCGCCGGTACCTGCACAGCCGCAAGGGAGAGCACGAGGCCATAGGCAA cagcctcctgACAGGCCCCGAGGGGCTGATGGCCAAGGAACGCGAGAACCTGAAGCGGCTCAAGTGCCTGCGGCGGTACCGGCAGCGCTACGGCGTGGAGGCTCTGCTGCACCGGCAGCTGCGGGAGCGCAGGGCGCTGGCCACCGacggcacagcacagcag GCACACACCACCCGCTCCAGCCAGAGGTGTTTGGCCTTTGTGGACGACGTGCGCTGCTCCAACCCGTCCCTGCCCATGACCCGGCACTGCCTCACGC ACATCTGCCAGGACACCAACCAGACGCTGTTCAAGCCGTGCCAGGGCTCCGAGGAGGTTCCGTGCAACAGGCCCGTCGCCGCCAGCCTGTCGGAGGAGCCGTGCTGCCCGCTGCACCTGCGCCTGCCCCCGCAGATGTACGTGCCCGAGCAGGTCCTGGCAGTGCCCCAGGAGCTGGAGGCTGCCCCCACGGACCTGTACCTGAGCGCTGCCGAGCTCCAGCCCACCGAGAGCTTGCCCCTGGAGTTCAGTGAT GACCTGGACGTGGTGGGCGATGGGCTGCAgtgtcccccctcccctctgctcttcGATCCCTCCGTGGCCCTCGATCCAGCCCTCAGAGACGTGGCCGAGGCCCCCATAGACATCCTGGCCCTGGAGGAGCCGCCTCCCCCCGGCCTCCCCCCGGCGGCGCCGGCAGACAGAGGCAGCTCCTCTGTCCACATCTCGCTGCTGGCCGAGCCTCCAGCCGAGCTGCCTGCACAG AGTCACCAGAGTCACCAGCCCCCGGCAGCGGGGCCCGGGGACGCCGTCGCCTCCAGCCAGAGCCGCGCCGCAGCCGCCAACGGGAGCCTGGAGCCGCCGGCCCTCAGCTGA